TGGGGCGCCGTCGCCTGGCCTCGCGAGTACGGCGGGCGCGAGGCCACGCCGCTCGAGCAACTCGTCTACGCCGAAGAGACGACCCGGGCGAAAGTCCCGGTCCCGCTGAATATCATCGGGATCAACAACATCGCTCCCGCGATCATGCAGTACGGCACTGCGGCACAACGGCACGAGCTGCTCCTCCGCATGCAGCGCGCGGACGACATCTGGTGCCAGGGCATGTCGGAGCCCGAGTCCGGATCCGACCTGGCGTCCCTGCGGACCCGCGCGGTGCGCGACGGCGATTCGTTCGTCGTCACCGGGCAGAAGATCTGGACCTCGCTGGGCCACCGCGCCGACTGGTGCCAGCTCTACGTGCGGACCGACCCCGAAGCGCCACCGCACAAGGGTATTTCGTGCCTGATCGTGGACATGTCGCTACCGGGCATCGATGCCCGGCCGCTGGTCACCCTGAACGGCGACGCGGATTTCGCCGAAGTCTTCTTCGACGAGGTGCGAGTACCCGCGGACGCACTGCTCGGTCCGCTCGACGGCGGCTGGCAGGTCGCGGCCACCACCTTGAGCCACGAGCGGGCGGGTGCGGCCCGGCTGTACGCCGAGATGCGAGTTCGCCTGCTGGACTTGGTTTCCGATCTCGGGACCACCGAGATCAGCGGCCGCGTGGCGACCGACGATCCCGCGGTGCTGCGCCGTCTCGGCGAACTCGACGTCCGGATCGCCTGCCTGGAGGTGCTGTGCAAGCGCGCGATATCCGCCGGGCTGCACGGCGGTGACGGTTTCGCCGACGCGAGCCTGGCCAAATCGGTCTGGGGCGAACTGGGTCAGGATCTGGCGGAACTGGCGTTCGACACGCTGTGCGAGGACGGCGCCACCGGACCGTGGGCCGACTTCCGCCTGACCGCGCGAGCGCTGACCATCGCCGGTGGCACCACCCAGATCAACAAGAACATCACCGCCCGCCGCGTCCTGGGATTGCCACGATCATGAACCTCGAACCGACCGCCGAACAATCGGCCCTGCGCGAGACGACCCGCCGGTTTCTCGCCGATCAGGCGACCGTGGCGGATCATGTGCGTCCCCTGCTGAACGACCCGACCGGCATGACCGACCCGGTCTGGCGGGGTCTGGCCGCGATCGGTGCCACGGCCGTGCTGGTACCCGCCGAGCACGGTGGTCTCGGCCTGTCGATGGTCGAGGCCGCGATGGTCGGCGAGGAGTTCGGCGCCGCGCTGCACCCGGGCCCGTGGCTGTCGAGCGCCGTCGCCGCCACCAGAGCCCTGCACCGGTTCGGCGCCACCGACCCGTACGCCGGCCTCGCCGCGGGGACCACCATCGCGACGGTCGCCCTCCCGTGGGCCGGCGCCTCGGACCTCAGCCACGAACGCGACGGCGCGGTGCTGCACGGAGTGCTCGACGAGGTACCCGACGCCGCGGCCGCCGACGTCCTGCTGGTGGCGGCCGAGCACCACGGGCCCGCGGTCCTCATCGCCGTGCCGACCGCGTCACCGGCCGTCCGGATCGAGGCCCGGAGCGGAATCGATCAGAGCCGCAAGATGTTTCGGGTGACCCTCGACGACGCACCGGGTGTGGTGCTCGCCACCGCGGACTACGACGTGGTCGCGGCGCTGACCGACGACGTCCTGGTCGCCGGCGCGGCCGACGCGCTCGGCGCCGCGAGCCGACTACTGGCCATGACGCTGGACCACGCCAAGACGCGCCGGCAGTTCGGACGGCCCATCGGCGGCTTCCAGGCTGTGGCCCACCTCTGTGTCGACATGTACGAGACGGTCGAACTCGCCCGCAGCGCGGTGATGTACGCCTCGTGGGCCGCGGACGCCGCCGATCCCGCCGAGCGCCACCTCGCCGCACTGCGAGCCAAGGCCCTCTCCGGCCGCCTGGCCGGCGTGGGCGATCAGGCCATCCAGGTGTTCGGCGGTATCGGCTACACCTGGGAGCACGACGCACACCTCTACCTCAAGCGACTGCTGAGCTACAGCCGCCTGCTGGGCAGCCCCGATCGCTACCTGGAACGGGTCGGCCGGGAACTGGTGCGCAGCCACGAGACGAGCAACCGGACCGGGATGTGAACACCTGCCGCCGCCGCATGGCCGACCCGTGAGCCGCGTCCGGACGGTCCGCCGATCGGCGGAGGCACCGGCCCGCCGATAACCGGAGACGCGGCCGCGCTCGCCGTCCCGGTGGAGAACGTTTGCCCGACAAGGTGATTCAGGTGCCGGGGAGCAGTTCGGCGACGAGTTCCTGCACGAGTGCACGGATGTCGTCGCGGATCGCCCGGACGGTGGCGATGTCCTGACCGGCCGGGTCGCGCAGTGTCCAGTCGCGGTACTCGACGCCGGGGAAATACGGGCAGGTGTCGCCGCAGCCCATGGTGACGACCACGGTGGAGGTCGCGACGGTATCGGCGGTGAGGATCTTCGGCGTCGCGGTGGTGATGTCGATGCCGACTTCACGCATGACCGCGACGGCGGCGGGATTGATCCGGTCGGCGGGTTCGGTACCGGCGGACCGGACCTCGACGGCATCACCGGCGAGCGCGGTGAGGAAGCCCTGAGCCATCTGCGAGCGTCCGGCGTTGTGGACACACACGAACAACACGCTGGGTGGGGTGGAAGTCATTGCGCAGCAAGTTCTTTCAGTCAGCGGTGGCAGGCTCGGCGACGGCGGTCCCGGCGACGGCGGTCTCCGTCCCGGCGGTGGCAGTGGCGGGGTTGACGGCGGCGGTGGTCCCGGCGGTCCGGGTCCCGGTGGTGGCGGTCTCGGCGGTGGCGTCGGCGACGGCGGTAGTTCCGTCGGTAGCGGATGGCGTGGGGTAGCAGAGTGTGGCTATGGCGAGGCCGAGTAGTGCGCCGAGCAGTTGGGCGGCGATGAACGCGGGGGCGGAGGTGGGGGCGATGCCGGCGAAGCTGTCGGTGAACATGCGGCCGATCGTGACGGCGGGGTTGGCGAAGCTGGTCGACGAGGTGAACCAGTAGGCCGCGCCGATCCACGCCGCGACCGCGGCCGGGGCGACAGCGGTGCGGCCGGTGCGGGCCAAGGCGGTGACGAGCGCGATCAAGCCTGCGGTGGCGACGATTTCGCCGAGCAGGTGCCCACCCGTGACGCGGTGGTGCGCCGAGATGTGCACGGCGGCCTGATCGAACATCGCGTCGGCGACGACCGTGCCCGCGACCGCACCGCCGGTCTGCGCCGCGATGTAGGCAACGGTGCCCGCGAGACCGGCCAGGGTGCGGCGGCCGGTCAGCCAGTCGGCCAGTGACACAACCGGATTGAGGTGAGCGCCGGAGACCGGTCCGAACAGCAGGATCACCACGGCCAGCCCGAGGACGGTGGCGGTGGAGTTCTCCAGCAGCTCCAGACCGGGCTGACCGGGCGACAGCTGCTGTGCGGCGATACCGGACCCGACGACGACCGCGACCAGCACACCGGTACCAATGAACTCGGCCAGCAGCGCTCGCCCGGTGGAGGTCAGCCGCAGCACTGCGCACCCGAGGCGACGGCAGCGGCCTTCGTCTCGGCCGAACAGCATGCGCTCTCGGCCGTGGTGGTGGCCGGGCCGCAGCAGGCCGTGACCGCAGCACCGGCGAATTCCGGTGCGGCGCCGAAGGTCTCGCTGTCGGCCAGGACCGTGTACACCTCCCAGCGTTCGCGGTCCGGGGCGGTCACCCAGACCTTGTCCTGGGTGGCGAAGCAACAGGTGGTGGCGATCTGTTCCTCGGTGAACATGCCCGCGTCCGACAGGCGCGCGATCTCGGCGTGGACCCGGCCGGAGGTCTCCACTTCGACGCCGAGGTGGTCGAGGGTGCCGCCGGAGCCGGGGTTCTCCAGCAGCACGAGCTTCAACGGGGGTTCGGCGATCGCGAAGTTCGCGTAGCCGGGCTCGAGCTTGGCCGGTGCGGTGCCGAACAGGGTCGAGTAGAACGCGATCGCCCGGTCGAGATCGTCGACGTTGAGAGCGAGCTGCACACGGGACATGGCCGAACCTCCACAGTTGTGAGACATATATCGAAAAGCTTGGCGAGTGCCGAGTCTGCCACCTTTACGACATATGTCAATACCTGCGGGTAGAGTCGGTCACATGCCCAAGGCACTGCCCGTGATCGACATGTCCGCCCCCGTCTGCTGCACGCCCGTCGCCGCCGCCCCGGTCGACGACGCCGCCGCGCTCGAGGTGGCGCTGCGGTTGAAGGCGCTCGCGGATCCGGTGCGGGTGAAGCTGGTGTCGCTGCTGTTGACCAGTCCCGCGGGTGCGGAGAACAGCGGGGACCTCGCGGCGGCGGTCGGCGTGTCGGAATCGACTGTCTCCCACCATCTCACGCAGCTGCGCAAGGCCGGCCTGGTCGACTCCGAACGCCACGGCATGAACGTGCTCCACCGCGGCCGCCGGGACGCGCTCGCCGCGCTGTGCCGGGTCCTGGACCCCAACTGCTGCACGTGAACTCGGCCACCCGCCTCAGTTCGTCCGGCTACCGATCGCCCGCGCCAGAAACGGCCAGGACCGATGCAATTCGTCCTCCCAATAGCCCCACGAGTGGGTACCGTCCGGCCGATCGTCCACTGTCACAGGGATATTCAGACTGTGCAGCCGATCGGTGAGGTTCACGGTGCAATAGTGGATCGCGGCTTCGATCGGTCCTCCGAACGCGATCTGCACCGGCAACGGGATCCGGCCCTCCTGCACGCGCCGATCGGCCGGGGTGTCGTGCGGCGCCGCCGGAACACCGTTGCCGGCACTGAGATAGATCGCGGTTCCGCGCAGCTGTTCGGCGTGCAGTAGCGGATCGTTGGCGCGCCAGACGGGACTGTCGGCGGGACCCCACATGTTCTCGACACTGCTTGCGCCACCCCAGTTCTCGACCGTGATGCGCACGAACTCGTGCCCGACCGGGTCGGAGGTCTGCGCGCATCCGCTGTAGGAGGCCACGCTGTTCCAGAATCCGGGTTTGGCGATGGCCAGATTCAGCACCGAGGTACCGCTCATCGACACACCGGCGGCGGCGCGTTTCCCGTCCGCGTGCAGATACTCCTCGATGATCGGTGGCAGTTCGTCGTCGAGGAAGGTCTGCCATTTGTTGCGGCCGAGCACCGGATCGTCACGCAGCCAGTCGGTGTAGTACGAACTGCTGCCGCCGATCGGGTTGACCACGTTCACATCCTGGCCGCGCAGGAAGTCCAGCGCGTCGGTCTGTGCGTCCCAACCACTTTCGTTCGGTCCCCCCTGAGAACCGTTGAGCAGGTACAGCGTCGGTCGTGGTGCGGGGTCCGCGGCATGGAGGACCTGGATCGGGACGGTCTTGTTCATGGCCGGGGAGAAGACGGTGACCATCTCCTGCCGATCACCGGCGGGCTCGGCGGACACGACCCCGGCGGTATCCGGTGCGGCGGTGACGGGTGCGCTCGTCACCGCCATTCCGGTGGCGGCGAGCAGCGCGCACGCCAGACCCCAGTGCACTGCCGTCGAACGTATGGATCGAGTTCCCACAATCGTCCCCTTCTGTCCGGGTTGCGTCGGTCTCGGAATCGCGGTGCGGTAGGACTTCGCCCTGCCCGGGTCGATGGTTTGCCGGTCGCACACGTTGTTTCGCGCAGCCCGGTGCGAGCGACAGGGGCGGGCCGCCCGCACAATGTATATCAGCCTCGGGCGCAACGGGTTTCACGGTCGTCAGGCCGGGCCGAGCGTGGCGATCGGCTCGCTCGTCGGCTGGGGTGAACCGGCGGCCGGCTCGACGGTGAGCGCGAGCACGTCCGTGGCCCGGTACGGCACGGACACCGGACCGGCCGGCAGCGCCGGCACGACGGCGACCGAGCGCGGCGGTGCACCCTCGGCGACCAGCCAGATCTGATAGGACTGCCCGGCCGCCGGCGCGGGCACGCCGTCGAAGCGGACCTCCGCTGTCCTCGAGGACGCCGAGGCGCGGATCGCCAGTCGTCCGCCGGTCCGCACCTCGGCCACGCGGATGTCCGGCGCGGTGTCGGGACCCGCGGCGACGCGCTCGTCGCCGGGACCGGGACGATCGGCCAGACGCCCATGAACGGCGACCGCACCGCCGCCGAGGGCCAGCACGATCGCCACCGCCGCCACGACCGTGCCGAACCGGACGCGACGGCGGGTCTCCGGAACCGGTGCGATCAGGACCGGGTCGCACGAGGTCCGCACGGCGTCGTCGAGTGCGCGGATGATCCGCCGCTCCAGCTCGGGAGGTGCCGGGCTGGCGGTCAGGATGCTCATCGTGGCGAGCGTGCCGCGCACGATGTGGACGACCGCGTCGAATTCGGCGGCGGTCAGCCGGTCGGCGCGACGCCGCCGCCGTTCGATGGCCCGGCGCTCGAATTCGCCCATCGCGTCCAGCGCGTACGGGTAGGCCAGATCGAGCAGTTCGGGATCCGACGGGACGGGATTCATCGCAGCCCCCGTCCCGACAGCGCCACCGACAGCTTCTTCAGTCCGTCACGGATGCGGGCCTTCACCGTCGCCAGCGGAATGCCCAGGCGCTCGGCCACTTCCGGATAGGTGAGGCCGCCGTAGTAGGCGAGCATGATCGTTTCCCGCTGCACCGGCGTCAGCGTGCCGAGGCAGCCGCGGACGGCGCGTTCCTCCAGCGTCTGTTCCACGGCTTCGCTGACGCTGTCGTAGTCGCGGCTCAGAACCGCCACGCCGTAGACGGTTTCGCGTCCGCTGGCGGCGCTGTCGGCGCGGATCCGGTCGACGGTGCGCCGATGGGTGAGCATCATCAGCCAGCCGATCGGACCGGCCATCCGCTCGTCGTAGCGTCCGGCCAGCGACCACACCTGGAGATACACCTCCTGGGTGATCTCCTCGGCGGTGGCGCGGTTGCGCACCGTGCGCAGCGCGAGTCCGAATACGCGATGGCTGGTCCGGCGATACAACACGGTGAACGCGTCCCGATCACCGTCCGCGACCGCCGCGAGCAGTTCGGCCATCCGCGCGGACGAGGTCTCGTCGGCCTCCGGCTCGGCCACCGAAACGAGCTGCCGGGACGCCGACGACACTCCGTCGTCCGGTTCGGTCACGCCCGTACCTGCATGATTCCTCCGAAGCGGTTCGCAGTGATCGGGCCGGGTCCGGCGGGTGCCGACGGCCGTGGCCGGCATCAGGCGGCCGTCGCCACAGCGGTCCCGGACAATGCGAATCCGACAGCGACGCAAGGGTGAACCGGTTCCATGGTTGTCCTCATGGGAGGGACTTCGTGGTCCGGCGGGCCCCGGTTTGGTCGGCCGGCGAATCTTTTCGGTCCGGCCGCGGAATCCCTGCGAGCGAACGTTCTCCACCCGGGATGTCGCGCAACGCGGCCCGCACAGCTACCCTCCGGTACTACCGATCTGTGGGCAGGGGCTCGCCGACCTGAATCGTGCACCCACATCCGCGCACGTCCGATCCGAAAACGGATGACCATGGCAGATGATCAGCGTTTCCGCCCGACCGGCCTCGATCTCACCGGTGAGCACCCACCCGAACCACCGGATTCGTGCCCGGTCCACGCCGGCGAGTCCGGTGCGGACAATCGGCAGTTGGCGGCCCAGCTGGCGCGGATCGCCGACGGCGACCGGGACACGTTCACCGAGTTCTACCGAGCCACCCAGCACCGGGTGTTCGGCCTGGCGTTGCGGGTGCTGCGCCGCCGGGCCACCGCCGAGGAGGTCACCCAGGAGGTCTACCTGCAGGTGTGGTCACTGGCCGGGCGGTACGACGACCGGCTGGCCAGCCCGATCGGCTGGCTGATGATGCTCACCCACCGCCGCGCCGTCGACCGGGTGCGCAGCGAAACCTCCGCCGCCGGTCGCGAACTCACCTACGGTCACCGGCATCTGGGCCGCGACCACGACATCGTCGCCGAGACCGTGGACCAGCGCGCGGACGAACGTGCCGTCGCCGACTGCCTGGCCGTGCTGACCGCCACCCAGCACGAGACCGTGGCGCTGGCCTATTATGGCGGCCACACCTACGCCGAGGTGGCCCGGCGGCTGGGCATCCCCCTCAATACCGTCAAAACCCGAATCCGCGACGGACTCGCACGCCTGCGGACCTGCTTGACCGGATCGGTGACCGATGACTGACATCCCACGGCACGCGGATCTACCCGATCTCGCCTACCCGTACGCGCTCGACGCGCTGTCGCCCGCGGACCGCCGCGCCGTGGAGCATGCGCTGGACCGCGCCGACGAGCCCACCGCCACCGAGTTCCGGGCGACCGTGAGAGCGGTTCGCGACACCCTCGCCGCCATGACCGCCGCCGATTCCGTCCCCGCCCCACCGCATCTCGAGGCGGCCCTGCTCGCCGCGCTGCCCGCGGCGCCGAAACCGGCACGCCCCCTCGGGATCTCCCGTCGCCTGCTCGCCGCCGCGGCGGCGGTGCTGATCCTCGGGAGCGCCACGGGCATCGGAGCCGTCGCGTACCACAACCACCACGTCTCCGCGACGATCACGGCCCAGCAGATCCGCACCCACGCCGATGCGCAGGTACGCACCATCGCGGTCGCCGGCGGCGGCACCCTCATCGTCGACGCCTCCCGCCAACTGGACGCGGCAGCGATCGCACTCGACACCGTGCCCCGACCGGCCACCGGGCACACCATCCAACTGTGGCTGATACCCGCAGCGGGACAACCACATTCGGCAGGACTGCTCGACACCCTCCCCACCGCCGGTGATCCCCTGATCGTGCACCTCGGTGACGCCGGTACGGTCGCCGTCACGATCGAACCGGCCGGTGGTTCCCCCCTGCCGACCACCGACCCCATCGCCGCGGTGCCGATCGACTGAGATGCCGGACCGGAACTACGCCAGGTCCGGCGGAAATCCGCCGGTGGCGATCGGCCCCCAGCGATCGATCGTGACGCGCAGCAGCGATTTGTTCTGCCGCCGCATCGCGGCACGGTAGTCGTCCCAGTCCGGATGCTCACCGGCGATGGACCGGTAGTACTCGACGAGCCCGTCCAGCGCCGCCGGCATGTCGAGGACCTCGGCGTGGCCGTCGACGTGGACGTAGGGTCCGTCCCAGTCGTCGGAGAGCACACACAACGAGACCCGCGGGTCACGACGGGCATTGCCGGTCTTCGCGCGCTGCGGATAGGTGGCGAGCACGATCCGCCCCTCGGCGTCGACACCGCAGCTCACCGGCGAACTCTGCGGGCGGCCGTCGCGCCGGGTGGTGATGAGGACCGCGCGGTGCCGGGGACGGACGAACTCCAGCAGCCCGGCGAGGTCCACCTCGTCGGCCTTGGCAATTCGAGGCAACGTTCCTCCTCCATATCGACGAGCGGAGCGAAGCTGATGACGCATCAGACCCTAGCCGGACCGCTGCCCCCGCATGCGCCGCCGGCCCCGATCGGTAGCCGCACCGTCGCCCGCCGACGTCGATGCCGTCGCGGTGTCACCCGCGTCACATCGGGACGCGAGGATACGCCCGCCGTTCGCGACACCGCGTCGCCCGTGACCGGCGGGTTTCGAAAAGAACTATCCGGCAAGCCAGTTCACGCACCATCCCGTCGACACCACTTGCTCATATGCGCCATCCGTCGGCACGTAACCCGAACGGACACAACGTCACTCCTCTAAAATAGCTTCCCGACTGTTCGGCACGTGTCGCGACGTGTCGCTTATATGCCATGCAGGACACCATATTTCATGTCCAGGTCGATTACGCCCGGCGCGACAGCGGATCCGCTCGCTGATACTTTCTATCCGCCCTCCGAGGTTCGTTGGCCCGCAATTGGACTGGAAACAGGAGATGTCGAATGAGTGTCGAGACAACAGAATCCGCCGCAGCCGAGGTGCCCTTGCATCTGCAAGGACGCAACGCCGTGGTGGCCGCGACGGAACCCGATCACTGGCGTGACGCGGTACCGGACTACCACCTGTCGGCGACCGTCATGCCGACCGAACGCAGCACCGGTCACGCGGCCGGATCGCTGGAGGCGATCGTCGAGGAATTGGTGCAGGTCTTCGAGATGGAGGTCTCGCACAAGAAGGATCCGGCCACCTGGGTGTCGGTCGTGGCCGAGCACTACCGCGGCCGGGTCAACGGCGGCCCCTGGCAGGATGCCGAGGAGTTCGCCCGCATCGGCAGTTACAACATCCTCATCGGCGACAACCCGTACTACGAGGCGTCCGGTGAGACCTTCGAATCCTCCCACCACATCTTCCATCAGGCGCTGCCCGGCGGCTTCTTCTGGGAGGTGCTCGAGGTGCTGACCGGCCCGCCGGTCGTGACGTTCAAGTGGCGGCACTGGGGTCGCTACGAGGGCGAGTACAAGGGCCACGCGCCGACCGGTGAGCTGGTCGAGTTGTTCGGTATGACGATCGCCAAGGTCGACGACGATCTGCGCATCGTGGAACTCGAGCATTTCTACGACAACAACAAGCTGCTCGGACCGCTCGCGCACGGCTGCCCGGTCCGGCAAGCCGGGCAATAGCCCCCGTCGAGATGGAAGTCCACCATTTCACGTACGGGCTGGTGACTCCGGTCATCGCCTACGTCATGTCGGTCATCGGATCGTTGCTGGGCCTGCAGTGCGCGCGCCGGGCCCGATCCGTCGCGCAACCGCAGGGCTGGCTGATCGCGGCCGCCGTCGCCATCGGCGGCACGGGTATCTGGGTCATGCATTTCGTCGCGATGCTCGGATTCTCGATCGAGGCCGCACAGATCCGATACAACATCCCCCTCACGCTGGCCAGCGCCGTCATCGCGATCGTCGTGGTCTGGGCCGGGCTGACGATCGTGACACGGTGGAAGAACACCTTCTGGGCGTTGCCGACCGGCGGCGCGGTGACCGGCCTCGGCGTCACGGCCATGCACTACTCGGGCATGTACGCGATGAGATCCGATGCGGTGCTGCACTATTCGACGTTGCTCGTGACGGTGTCGGTGGTGATCGCGGTGGTCGCCGCGACCGCCGCACTGTGGTTCACCATGCATGTGCGCGGACTGGCGGCCGCCTTCGGCGCCGCCCTCATCATGGGTGTCGCGGTCACCGGTATGCACTACACCGGGATGTCCGCCATCCACGCGCAGCGACCGGCCGTCGACATCGCACCGTCCGGCGCCGACGCGGTGCAACTGCTGCTCCCGCTGATGATCGGGGTCACCGTCATCACCATGCTGCTGTTCATCAACGTGGGGCTCAGCGACGACCACGAACCACCGCCGCCGTCGGCGGGCGGCCCGCGGCCACCCCCGTCGGGTCCCCCGCCGGCCTTCGGGCCCCCGCCCACCCCGCGTCCGGTCCGGCGCCCGGCACCGGGTGGCCCGGCGGCCGGGCCGCCCCGGGGCAGACCGGCAGCGCCCCGGCCGCAGTGGTGAGACGCTGGGCCCCGGCCGCGATCCTGGTGGCCGGTCTGCTCGGCGCCACGCTCGCTCCGGCGGGCGCGGCGCCCGAAACCGGGCCCCGCACAGTGCAGTTGACCTTCGACGACCCGTCGATCGATACCTCGGCCGCCGGCGGGACACTCGCCGGCGGCCGCACCCGGCTCGAGGTCGAGGTGCGGCTGCCCGCCGGATACGACCGGCATCCCGATGCGACCTACCCCGTGCTCTACCTGCTGCACGGCGCGCAGAACCGGCCGACCGTCTGGACCGACACTCCCGGTCTCGCGGAGTCCGTCGATGCGAGCGGGGCGATCGTGGTGATGCCCGATGCGGGCACCATCGGGATGTACACGAACTGGCGTGCGACCGGCGGCCCGCAGTGGGCCGATTTCCATCTCGGCACCGTGCTCCCGCGGATCGAGCACGACTTCCGGATCCGGCCCGGCCGCCGATTCCACGCTGTCGCAGGGATTTCCATGGGTGGTCAGGGGGCCCTGCGCTATGCCGAACTCGCCGACGACTACTTCGGGACCGTCGCGGCGCTCTCCCCGGCCCTGCCCGATATCCAATCCCCGCCCATGACAACGTTGTTCGCGCTCGCGATGGGTGCGGCGGCGGGAAGCGCCGTCCGCTACGAGGACGTCTGGGGGCCGCCGGACGGCCCCTTCGCCACCTCGATGAATCCGATGGCCCAGGTCGGCCGGCTCGGCAATTCCCGCGTCTTCCTCTCGGCCGGGGGACCGCCGTGCGCCGACGACCGCGATATCAACGTCTTCGCGCTCGCCGAGCCGGTCATCCGGCTCCAGACCCCGGCGTTCGCCGACGCGGCACGGGCCGCCGGCGCGGAGGTCACGGTCCGATACGACTGCGGACTGCACAGCTGGCCGGAGTTCGCCCGCGCACTGCACGAAGCCGTGGCCGACTGGGGACTGTTCGGCTGACCGGACTACTCGGCGCCGCGACCGGTGAAGTCGAAGGATCCGCCGTCGATGCCCCAGGAGATGATCCGGTCGGGGTGAATCCGGATGACCGCGCGCTCCTGCGGCGGGAACGGCGGTTCCTGATCGTCGAGCGCCTCGGCCGTGCCGCGCACCTCGATGCCGCGAATCACGTACGGCTCCACCGAAACCTGCTGGTCGACGACGAACGACACGCGGCTGCCCGCCTCGACATTGCGATACTTCCGGCTGGCGCGCATCCGCATGCCCCCGATATCGATCGTGCCGTCGGCGTTCACCCGGTAGTTGGTCGGATTGTTCTGCACGACGCCGTCGGCCGACACCGTGGCCAGCCGGCCGATCCCGGCCTCGGCGAGGAATTGCTGTTCGTTGACGGTGAAGCTCATATCGATCACTCCTCGGTGAAATCTAGCGGCGCTAGGACTTGAAGCAAAGATAACACCACCCCGCTAGTCTGTCTAGCGTTGCTAGATTTCAGGTCCGTGGAGAGTCCGGCCGAGCGCAGTCGGACTGCGCCGGTTCGTATTTGCGCCACGTGGCGCTGCTGTGCTGAAAACCGCACGTAACGAGGGTGCGGCGGGCCGGATCAGGGCACCGGGTCGGCCAAGGTGGTGATCGTCCGGTTGACCTGAGCCGCCGCCTTGACGTCGCCGGTCGCGTCGTGAATCCGGCGCTGCCAGTTCAGGCAGTCCAGCACGATGCCGTGGATCTCGGGATCGACCAGGGCACGCGGCACCAGCTGGCCGATGATGCCGTTCAGCCAGGCCGCGGCATCCGCGGCCGCGGTGAGC
This DNA window, taken from Nocardia sp. BMG111209, encodes the following:
- a CDS encoding acyl-CoA dehydrogenase family protein; translation: MDFSYSDEAVRFRKEIRTWLAAHLTPDVIAAGKHRGTDPYAFATLLAWNAKMADAGWGAVAWPREYGGREATPLEQLVYAEETTRAKVPVPLNIIGINNIAPAIMQYGTAAQRHELLLRMQRADDIWCQGMSEPESGSDLASLRTRAVRDGDSFVVTGQKIWTSLGHRADWCQLYVRTDPEAPPHKGISCLIVDMSLPGIDARPLVTLNGDADFAEVFFDEVRVPADALLGPLDGGWQVAATTLSHERAGAARLYAEMRVRLLDLVSDLGTTEISGRVATDDPAVLRRLGELDVRIACLEVLCKRAISAGLHGGDGFADASLAKSVWGELGQDLAELAFDTLCEDGATGPWADFRLTARALTIAGGTTQINKNITARRVLGLPRS
- a CDS encoding acyl-CoA dehydrogenase family protein gives rise to the protein MNLEPTAEQSALRETTRRFLADQATVADHVRPLLNDPTGMTDPVWRGLAAIGATAVLVPAEHGGLGLSMVEAAMVGEEFGAALHPGPWLSSAVAATRALHRFGATDPYAGLAAGTTIATVALPWAGASDLSHERDGAVLHGVLDEVPDAAAADVLLVAAEHHGPAVLIAVPTASPAVRIEARSGIDQSRKMFRVTLDDAPGVVLATADYDVVAALTDDVLVAGAADALGAASRLLAMTLDHAKTRRQFGRPIGGFQAVAHLCVDMYETVELARSAVMYASWAADAADPAERHLAALRAKALSGRLAGVGDQAIQVFGGIGYTWEHDAHLYLKRLLSYSRLLGSPDRYLERVGRELVRSHETSNRTGM
- a CDS encoding arsenate reductase ArsC; the encoded protein is MTSTPPSVLFVCVHNAGRSQMAQGFLTALAGDAVEVRSAGTEPADRINPAAVAVMREVGIDITTATPKILTADTVATSTVVVTMGCGDTCPYFPGVEYRDWTLRDPAGQDIATVRAIRDDIRALVQELVAELLPGT
- a CDS encoding aquaporin; the protein is MLRLTSTGRALLAEFIGTGVLVAVVVGSGIAAQQLSPGQPGLELLENSTATVLGLAVVILLFGPVSGAHLNPVVSLADWLTGRRTLAGLAGTVAYIAAQTGGAVAGTVVADAMFDQAAVHISAHHRVTGGHLLGEIVATAGLIALVTALARTGRTAVAPAAVAAWIGAAYWFTSSTSFANPAVTIGRMFTDSFAGIAPTSAPAFIAAQLLGALLGLAIATLCYPTPSATDGTTAVADATAETATTGTRTAGTTAAVNPATATAGTETAVAGTAVAEPATAD
- a CDS encoding ArsI/CadI family heavy metal resistance metalloenzyme, coding for MSRVQLALNVDDLDRAIAFYSTLFGTAPAKLEPGYANFAIAEPPLKLVLLENPGSGGTLDHLGVEVETSGRVHAEIARLSDAGMFTEEQIATTCCFATQDKVWVTAPDRERWEVYTVLADSETFGAAPEFAGAAVTACCGPATTTAESACCSAETKAAAVASGAQCCG
- a CDS encoding Rv2640c family ArsR-like transcriptional regulator — protein: MPKALPVIDMSAPVCCTPVAAAPVDDAAALEVALRLKALADPVRVKLVSLLLTSPAGAENSGDLAAAVGVSESTVSHHLTQLRKAGLVDSERHGMNVLHRGRRDALAALCRVLDPNCCT
- a CDS encoding alpha/beta hydrolase family protein; this encodes MHWGLACALLAATGMAVTSAPVTAAPDTAGVVSAEPAGDRQEMVTVFSPAMNKTVPIQVLHAADPAPRPTLYLLNGSQGGPNESGWDAQTDALDFLRGQDVNVVNPIGGSSSYYTDWLRDDPVLGRNKWQTFLDDELPPIIEEYLHADGKRAAAGVSMSGTSVLNLAIAKPGFWNSVASYSGCAQTSDPVGHEFVRITVENWGGASSVENMWGPADSPVWRANDPLLHAEQLRGTAIYLSAGNGVPAAPHDTPADRRVQEGRIPLPVQIAFGGPIEAAIHYCTVNLTDRLHSLNIPVTVDDRPDGTHSWGYWEDELHRSWPFLARAIGSRTN
- a CDS encoding anti-sigma factor is translated as MNPVPSDPELLDLAYPYALDAMGEFERRAIERRRRRADRLTAAEFDAVVHIVRGTLATMSILTASPAPPELERRIIRALDDAVRTSCDPVLIAPVPETRRRVRFGTVVAAVAIVLALGGGAVAVHGRLADRPGPGDERVAAGPDTAPDIRVAEVRTGGRLAIRASASSRTAEVRFDGVPAPAAGQSYQIWLVAEGAPPRSVAVVPALPAGPVSVPYRATDVLALTVEPAAGSPQPTSEPIATLGPA